In a genomic window of Telopea speciosissima isolate NSW1024214 ecotype Mountain lineage chromosome 5, Tspe_v1, whole genome shotgun sequence:
- the LOC122663047 gene encoding protein ENHANCED DISEASE RESISTANCE 2-like, with amino-acid sequence MCRTTKGKPNSIGEDSTGINSKPGGECIGDWREEAINGGSLRHVDLDTGTNGWASPPSDLFNVRGKNYFTKRQKSFSSEDYLLKPAGVDWLRSPTKLDNVLSQSNNRVMNSLRRAQSIRSSSLKTFLFAVNLQVPGREAYSAVFYFAAEEPIPPGSLLYRFIHGDDSFRNQRFKIVNRIVKGPWIVKKTVGNYSACLLGKALTCNYYRGDNYFEIDVDVGSSAIATAILRLALRYVNSVTIDMGFLVEAQTEEELPETLIGAVRIAEMEMSSATFVESFPTAMMAQSSVPVTGMKRLGLSKVNNEKDEKY; translated from the coding sequence aTGTGTCGAACAACGAAGGGTAAGCCGAACTCCATTGGAGAAGACTCTACCGGAATAAACTCGAAACCCGGCGGCGAATGCATCGGCGATTGGAGAGAAGAAGCGATCAACGGCGGTTCCCTAAGACATGTGGACCTTGACACAGGAACCAACGGCTGGGCTTCACCCCCAAGTGACCTCTTCAATGTTCGAGGCAAAAACTACTTCACCAAACGCCAAAAATCCTTCTCCAGTGAAGACTACCTTCTGAAACCTGCCGGCGTAGATTGGCTCCGCTCCCCAACCAAGCTCGATAATGTCCTCTCTCAATCTAACAATCGAGTCATGAACTCGCTTCGCCGAGCTCAATCCATCCGATCCAGTTCTCTCAAGACTTTTCTCTTCGCCGTTAACCTCCAAGTTCCTGGCCGGGAAGCATACAGTGCCGTCTTCTATTTTGCCGCCGAAGAGCCGATCCCTCCTGGTTCGCTTCTCTACCGGTTTATACATGGCGATGATTCGTTCCGAAATCAGCGGTTTAAGATCGTGAATCGGATTGTTAAGGGACCGTGGATCGTGAAGAAAACTGTGGGTAATTATTCTGCTTGTTTGCTTGGTAAGGCCTTGACTTGTAACTATTACAGAGGAGATAATTACTTTGAAATCGACGTGGACGTTGGGAGTTCGGCGATTGCGACTGCGATCTTGCGTTTAGCTTTAAGGTATGTGAACTCTGTTACGATCGATATGGGGTTTTTGGTGGAAGCGCAGACGGAGGAGGAGTTGCCTGAGACATTGATCGGAGCAGTGAGAATTGCTGAGATGGAGATGTCATCAGCAACTTTTGTAGAGTCATTTCCGACAGCGATGATGGCGCAATCTTCGGTGCCAGTGACGGGGATGAAGAGGTTAGGGTTGTCAAAGGTCAACAATGAGAAAGATGAGAAATACtga